The region CTTCTTCATTAACCTTACTCCTAAGATAATTTTTTTATTAGATACAGTATATCATGGTAAATTTAAGTTGTCAATAAAAAATAAATTATAATTTACAAAGTAATACAAAAAGAATAAATATACAAAATAACCACATGTAAATAAATTATAATTCTATTTTTACAACAAAAGAGCATCGTCATCCACAGTAGATCCACCCCTCTTGACAAAAATGCCTTTACGTTTTAAAATAACCATGTTCTTTCACGCCAAAATAGCTCAGGGGTAGAGCAACGCATTCGTAACGCGTAGGTCGTGGGTTCAATTCCCACTTTTGGCTTGCTCTTTTTCTTGAATAATATCGCTTGTGATGAGTTGTTCAAATCACTTACTTTGGTTACAATGATGCATATGAAGCTAATTCAATCCATTTTTCCAGGCGTTTTATTATCTATCGCTACGGCGATGGTCTCCGTGCTTTTGAGCAAGTTGGTTCCCCACCTAGGCGCTACGACGATCGCAATATTACTAGGAATTTTGGCAGGAAATGTCCTCTTTTCTCAAGCGATATGGAAGGCTGGCACGCGCATTGCCGAGAGCAAATTTTTAGAGCTTGCCGTACTCATGCTAGGCTTTATGATTACCCTGCAACACCTCCAGCAGATAGGCTTGGGAGCTGTTGGTTACATCCTTCTCCTTGTTATTCTCACCATTACGCTCAATCTCTTGATGGGGAAACTTTTTGGCTTTACTCCCACATTTTCGTTATTGATGGGCGCGGGGAATGCCGTCTGTGGATCTTCTGCCATTGCCTCGGTGTCGCCGGTGGTACGTGCAAGCGAGGAAGAGAAGGGGCAGAGCATCACGATGATTAACCTGATGGGCACGATTTTTATGCTCACGCTCCCGATTGTTGCTATGCTCCTCTACCCGCAAGATGCTCTACGGATGGGGGCGCTCCTTGGGGGAACATTGCCGTCGGTGGGACAGGTGGCTGGGGCTTCGCACTTAGTAGGCGAGCAGGTCGCCTCTCATGCGATGCTCTTTAAAGTGATGCGCGTCTCTCTCCTAGGATTCGTGGTGATCCTCATGCAACGGCTAGCCTCTGATAAAAGCCAAAAGCAACAAACATCGCATGCTACGCGCATAGCAACATTCTTACCATGGTATATCTTGGGATTCTTTCTAACGCTCCTGATAAATACGCTTTTACCCATCTCTCCCGCCGTACATAAATATACAGCATCGGCGAGTTTCTGGTTAGAAATCACTGCCTTATCGGCCATCGGGCTCCGCCTAAACCTAGCGTCTCTCATAAAAAAAGGCGGCAAGCTCTTACTCTTTTCGCTTCTTGTAGCGTGCCTCCAAGTTGGGGTAGCTCTGCTATTGCTGGCTTGGATCTTATAATTTTATAAATGACATTTTTTTGTTTTATGCTCCTAAAACGCGAGCAATGCGCTTGGGTAACAAACTGATTAGATAGGCAATGAGATAACTAATCATAATCGTGCTGAATAACTCTATTATAAGTTGTGCATGTATTTGTACCCCCCGTGGTGGAAAATACTTAAACAATGCATGACGCATAACCGCTAAAACCATAGCATGGACAAGGTAAGCCGAAAAAGATAAAGAAGACAATTTTTTAATTATTTTCTGAAAAGTACGCATTTGAAACAAAGGAAAAGATTTGTAGCTATATTTTATCACATAAAATATAGAAATAGATTGAATCAAAACGTAAATGGCTAAATTATCAAACGTAGGAATAATCAATTCAGAGAAATTCTCTGTTTGTAATCTGATTAACATAATAAAACTAATCAAAATATACATAAGGAGCCAAGC is a window of Entomospira culicis DNA encoding:
- a CDS encoding YeiH family protein, yielding MKLIQSIFPGVLLSIATAMVSVLLSKLVPHLGATTIAILLGILAGNVLFSQAIWKAGTRIAESKFLELAVLMLGFMITLQHLQQIGLGAVGYILLLVILTITLNLLMGKLFGFTPTFSLLMGAGNAVCGSSAIASVSPVVRASEEEKGQSITMINLMGTIFMLTLPIVAMLLYPQDALRMGALLGGTLPSVGQVAGASHLVGEQVASHAMLFKVMRVSLLGFVVILMQRLASDKSQKQQTSHATRIATFLPWYILGFFLTLLINTLLPISPAVHKYTASASFWLEITALSAIGLRLNLASLIKKGGKLLLFSLLVACLQVGVALLLLAWIL